The region CAGCGAGAAGGATTTCACCGGGATCGACACGAAGAGCAGCTCCGAGCCGCCCAAACCCGAGTCCAAAGCGGGCGCGCAGTGGGTCGGATTCAGCTTGCCGTACTTCCTGAGCGCCGTAGTGGCGCCCGAGACCGGCGGCGGGACGGCCGTCGTCGAACTCGCTGGTTCGACGCCGATCGTCATGATGGACGAGAAGCTCGTCGACGGGGCTGCGACGTTCAAGCTCTTCGTCGGTCCGAAGACACGCGAGCTGCTGGCCGCGGCGGGCTACGACCTCGGTCGCACGCTCGACTTCGGCTGGTTCTGGTTCATCGCCGTTCCGATGCTGCACGCGCTTCGGCTGCTGCATCGTGTGAGCGGAAACTACGGCGTCGACATCATACTCCTCACGATTCTCGTCCGGGCGGCGACGATCCCGCTCACCCAGAAGTCGTTCCGCAGCATGAAGGAGATGCAGAAGCTGCAGCCCCAGCTGAAGCGGCTCCAGGAGCAATACAAGGACGATCAGTCCCGGCTGCAGAAGGAGATGATGGAGCTGTACAAGCGCCACAACGTGAACCCGTTTTCCGGTTGTGCGCCGATGGTGCTGCAGATCCCGATCTTCGTCGGCCTCTACAATGCGCTGCTGCACGCGATCGAGCTGCGCCATGCGCCATTCGCGCTCTGGATCACAGATTTGTCGGCGCCCGAGCGGCTCATGATCGGAGGCATCGGAATTCCCGTCCTGACGATCCTCATGGGCGGAACGATGATCCTGCAGCAGTGGCTCACGCCGCAGCAGGGCGACCCGACACAGCGTCAGATGATGATGATCATGCCCCTCGTGTTCACGTTCATGTTCATCAACTTTCCGGCGGGGCTTGTTCTCTATTGGCTGGTCAGCAACATTCTCGGTATCGCGCAGCAGTATGTGATGCTCAAGTCACCGACCTAGCGGGAGAATGTACGAATGCGATCGATCGAGACGGAGGCCGGAACGATCGATGAGGCAATCGAGCGGGCCCTGGAAGCCCTCCAGGTGACGCGCGACAAAGTCGAGCTCGAGATCCTCGAGTACACGACGCGAGGTTTGCTGGGCCTGGGCGGAAAACGCGCTCGTGTCCGAGCGACCATCCGCGTGCCGCGAGCGATGGGCGAGGCCGTCGGGGCCGAGGATCTGGTTTCCCGGGGAACCCCGGGAGAGCTGAACGGTGCGCCTGCGGACGTCGTCGACCCGGTGCGGGCCGTGCTCGAAAGGATCCTGAGTGCGCTGGGCGTCGACGTCCCCGTCGAGGTGCGGGGTCCGACCGAGGACGGCCTCACGCTCGAGCTCATCGGCCAGGACACCGGCATCGTCATCGGCCGTCACGGCCAGACCCTCGACGCGATCGAGTACCTCCTGAACCGTATCGTCGCGCAACGCGGACGAACATCGATCCGCATCTCGGTCGACGTCGAAGGCTATCGCGAGCGACGACGTGAGTCGCTCGAGCTGACGGCTCGGCGGCTCGCGGCCCAGGCGAAGAAGACGGGGCGACCCGAGAGCTTGAGCCCGATGAGCCCCAGGGACCGCCGCATAGTCCATCTGGCCCTCAGCGAGGACGAAGGAGTGACGACGCGCAGCGAGGGCGAGGGCTCGTACCGCCGTGTCGTGATCATCCCGTCCCGGTCGGCAGGTCGAGCGCGATCTGGTGCCTAGCGCCACCAGCGCTTCGATTCTCGAACTTTTCAGCCTGCGGCTGGGATTCTCGCTCACCCCCGATGCCATCCGCAGGATCGATCGCTTCCTCGACACGCTGGAACTCTGGAACCGCCGGCTCCGTCTGACCGGCACACAGAGCCGCGAACAGTTGATCCAGCACCACGTCGCCGACGCGTTGGCCTGCGTTCCCTTGCTGCCGGGGGCTGGCGAGGTGCTCGATCTCGGAACGGGGGCAGGCTTCCCTGGCGTGGTCCTCTCCTGTGTGAGTCCCGATCAGACCGTGACGCTCCTCGATTCCCGGCAGCGCCCCGTGAGCTTCTTGAACGAAGTCATCCGGGTCGCCGATCTCCAGGGAGCACGCACGATCCTCCTTCGGGCAGAGGATGCGGCCAGGGACGGGCGACTGGCCGGCCGCCAGACGCTCGTGACGTCGAGAGCGATTCGTCCCGATACGTTCTTCCGACTCGCGAAGCCGCTACTTGCCCCGGGCGGCCTCGCGGTGTCGATGCAAGCGCCGGCCGTTTCCCCGGAAACGATCCGAGCGATGGTTGCACCGCTCCGCCTGGAGCTCGTCGAGCTGCGAGACTACCGTCTTCCCGACGGCGATCCCCGACGGCTCGTCGTCTGCCGCGTCTCCTAGCCCGGTTCACGGTGCCGCCGCGCTGTGCTAACAGGGCGCTGGCGGGAAGGCTGGGGATGGGGCGCATCATCGCGGTCGCGAACCAGAAGGGCGGAGTCGGCAAGACGACGACCGCGGTCAACATCGCCGCCGCGCTCGCGCTCGACGGACTCAGAACGCTGCTCGTCGATTGCGATCCCCAGGCGAGCGCAACCACCGGACTCGGCGTTCGTCCGGGCGAGGGGCAGGCGACGACGTACGATCTGCTGATCGGCGACCACATTCCCGCCGGCGTCGTATGTGGCACGAGCATCGAGCAACTCGATCTCATCCCAGCGACGCGCGATCTCGTCGGTGCGGAGATCGAGCTCGTCGGGCTCGCGCGCCGCGAATTTCGGCTACGCGATCGCCTGATGCCGATCGCGCAGCCGTACGATTTCACGATCATCGATTCGCCGCCCTCGCTGAGTCTGCTGACGGTGAACGCCCTGTGCGCCGCCGATGGCGTCCTCGTGCCGCTCCAGGCGGAATATTACGCGCTCGAAGGTCTCACGGCGCTGCTCGACACGATCGGTCGCGTGCGCGACGCGCTGAATCCGACGCTCGCGCTCGACGGCCTCGTACTGACCATGTTCGACGGGCGGAACAGCCTCGCGCAGCAGGTGCAGACGGAAGTACGGACACACTTCGGCGATCAGGTCTTCCGGACCGTCATCCCACGCAACGTCCGGCTTTCGGAGTGCCCCAGCCACGGCCTGTCGGTGCTGCAGTACGATCCGCGGTCGCGCGGAGCGGTCGCCTATCGGGCGCTCGCGCGCGAGATCGCGACGCCGCGAGCGATCCGTGAGCCGGTCGCTGCAGAGGCTTGAATGATAGATAGCATGGAGGCGAGAATGCGCAAAGCGTTGGGTCGCGGCCTCGAGGCGTTGCTGCCGGGAGCCCCCACCGAACCCGCACAGCCACAGACGCGGGACCGGATCCCGCTGGCCGAGATCCGCCCCAATCCCGACCAGCCGCGGCGCCATTTCGAGGAGGCCGCCCTGGAGAGCCTCGCCCAGTCCATCCGCCGTCGGGGGCTCCTCCAGCCCCTGGTCGTGCGCCGAGTGGACGGCGGATACGAGCTGATCGCCGGCGAGCGCCGCCTGCGGGCCGCCCAGCGGGCGGGACTCGACGTCGTGCCGGTGGTCGTGCGCGAGGCCGGCCCACAGGAGCGTCTCGAGATCGCCCTCATCGAAAACCTCCAGCGCGAGGACCTGACCCCGCTCGAAGAGGCCGAAGCCTACCGCCACCTGATCGAGGTCTATGCGCTCACGCAGGACGAGGTGGCGCAGGCCGTAGGCAAGAGCCGCCCGGCCGTGGCGAACGCGATTCGGCTCCTCTCGCTCCCGGACGCCGTCAAGGCGCAGCTCGAGGGCGGGGAGCTCAGCGCGGGCCATGCCCGAGCCGTGCTGTCGATCGACGGCCAGCGGGACCGGATCGAGTTTGCCCGCGAGCTCGTCGCCGACAAGGCGACCAAGGGGGAAGCCGAGCGCCGAGCCCAGGCCCGACGCACGAGGGAGACCCGCCCCGGAGCGCCGACCCGCCGGCGCGCGGAGGACCCGCATTGGCGATCGCTCGCCGAGGAGCTGACCAGGGCCCTCGGAACGCGCGTGCGCCTGCACCCTCGGGCGCGCGGCGGCACGATCGAGATCGAGTTCTACTCCGAGGCGGAGCTCACGCGGCTGGTCGACCGGCTTCGGGGTGCGGAACGCGCGCGAGCGTTTTGACTCCATCTCCGAGCCGGTGCTAGAACCGCCCGGCTGTCCTTCAGGTGACCACCGCGGCCGTCGGGGCGAACTCGGCGACGCCCTCGGAGTACGTCGATGGCAATTTTCGGCAAGGATCGTGAGCGGGGGGAGCGAACGCGCCTCGGGTCGTTCGAGGGCCCTGCACCATCCGGTGGAACATCGCCCGCGGAGGGGGAGATGCAGGAGCGCGACAGGGCGAGAACGACTGGTGACGAAAGCACCGGATCGAATGCATTTCTCGGCAAAGGAACACGGATTGTCGGCAAGATCTTCTTCGAAGGGCCCGCGCGCATCGAAGGCGCCGTCGAAGGCGAGATCAGTGCACAGGACACGCTCACCATCGGCGAGAGCGCGGTCGTGAATGCGCAGATCACGGGCAACTCCGTGATCGTCCATGGCCGCGTCACCGGTGACGTCAACGCGCGCAAGCGCCTCGAGATCCGCGCTCCGGGACGCCTGGTGGGTAACATCTCCACTCCGAGCCTCGTCATCTTCGAGGGGGTCGTCTTCGAGGGGCAGTGCAGCATGGGGAGCGATGCGCGCGCGACCGACAAGGATCGCAGAATGGCCATCGTCTTCCCGAAGGACGACCGGGAGGCGGGCCTCACGGCACCACCCCGCGCCGCCGGGGAGCTCGGGAAGTAGGAGAGCGTCGGCTTCCACGCGACCCGCGCTCCTCCCCGACCGGAATCCATGGAAATCCCCGAAGAGTTCTTCAAGGTCCTGCTCGTCCAGATTGCGCTCTTCGTGGGGCTTTGGATGGTGCTGAAGCGCTTCTGGTTCGAGCCGGCACTGAAGGTCATCGCGGCGCGCGAGAAGCGTTCCCACGGAGCCATCGCCGAGGCGAAGGCCGCCCAGGACGAAGCGGCGCGTCTTCGACGCGAGCACGCCGCGGCGCTCGACCAGGCCAAGAGCGAAGCACAGCGCGACGTCCAGGAGCTCCTGCGTGAAGCCGAAGTGCAGCAACGAACGCTGATCACCGAAGCGACCGAGCAGGCGCATCGGACGATGGGCGAAGTGCGCAGCCAGATCGAACGGGAGGTCGCGTCCGCCCGGCAGCAGCTGCGCGCCGACGTCCAGGCCATGGCCAGGGAAGTCGCGAAGACCGTCTTGGGACGCGCGATCTGACATGGAGCACGGGGGCCACGAGCCGTCCATCACGGAGCTGGGTTGGCCGCTGGTCAACTTCCTGCTGTTCGTGGGGCTGCTCGTCTGGCAGCTGCGCGGGCCGATTCGCGAATTCTTCCGCGCGCGCACGGAGCGTCTCCGCGACGAGCTCGCCGCCGGCGAGCAGGCGCGCAAAGAGGCCGAGGCGCTGCGCGCACGGCTCGCGAAGGACCTCGCCGATCTTCCCGCCACGCGCGACCGGCTGAAGGCCGATCTCCTCGCGACGGCGGGGCGCGAGCGCGATCAGATGATCGCGCAGGGCAAGGAGACGGCCGAGCGCATCCGGAACGATGCCAAGCTGCTCGCCGCGCAGGAGCTGGCTACGGCGCGGCGCGCGCTCCGTCAGGAGCTGGTCGGCGACGTCGTTCGGGAGGCGGGTCGGCTCGTGCAGGGCGCGCTCGCCCCCCAGGACCAGGAGCGGTTCGTGCGCGAGTTCGTCGACGCCGCGAGGTCGGCGTCGTGACCGGCGGCCTCGGTCGACGCTACGCGCAGGCATTGATCGGCCTCGCGCGCGATGGGGGTACGCTCGTCACGGCGGGCGAAGAGCTGGCACGGGCCGCGGCAACGTTCGCGACGCCCGAGCTCCGCAACGTCGTGATCAATCCCGGAGTCGCCGCGGTCAGGCGCCGCGCGGTCGTGGACGCGACGGTCACCAAGCTCGGCGTCTCGACGATCGTGGGGAACCTGATTCGCCTGCTGGGCGATCGGGATCGCCTCGCGGTGCTGGATGACGTCGCGCGCGCGTACGATGCGCTCGTCGATCGCGAGCTCGGCCGCGCGCGGGTGAAGATCCGCAGCGTGACGAAGCTCACCGACGTCCAGATCGCCGAGCTCGAGCAACTCGCACGGCGACTCACCGGGAAGAGCCAGATCGTCGTGTCCACCGAGATCGATCCCGCGCTCATCGGTGGCGTCGTGCTCGATGCCAGCGGCACCGTGTACGACGGCAGCGTCAAGACTCAGCTCGCCCGCCTGGCCGGCAGCATGGCCGGCGAGGGGGCGTAAACGACCGGGGGGAATGGTTTGATGCAGATCAACGCTGCGGAAATCAGCGACATCATCCGCCAGCAGATCAAGGACTATCAGAAGCAGGTCGAAGTACGGGAGACCGGGCTGGTCCTCTCGTGCGGCGACGGCATCGCGCGCGTCTACGGGCTCGACAAGGTCGCGGCCGGGGAGCTCGTCGAGTTTCCGCACAACGTCTTCGGCCTCGTGCTGAACCTCGAAGAGGACAACGTCGGCGTGGCGCTCATGGGCGAGGCCGACCTCATCAAGGAAGGCGACGAGGTTCGTCGGACGGGGCGCATCGCAGAGGTGCCGGTCGGCGAGGCGCTGCTCGGACGCGTCGTGAACGCGCTCGGGCAGCCGGTCGACGGCAAGGGCGCGATCAAGACGCCGCACTCCCGGCGCATCGAGCTGAAGGCGCCCGGCATCATCGCACGCGAGCCCGTGAAGATGCCGCTGCAGACTGGGCTCAAGCCCATCGATGCCATGATCCCGATCGGACGCGGCCAGCGCGAGCTGATCATCGGCGATCGCCAGACCGGCAAGACCGCGGTCGCCATCGACACGATCATCAACCAGCGCGGCGGCGACGTGCAGTGCTTCTACGTCGCGATCGGCCAAAAGCGCTCGACGGTCGCGCAGGTCGTCGACCGGCTCTCCAAGTTCGGTGCCATGGACTACACGACAGTCGTCGTTGCGTCGGCGTCGGACCCGGCGCCGATGCAGTTCATCGCGCCCTACAGCGGCTGCACGATGGGCGAGTATTTCCGCGACAGCGGACGGCACGCCCTCGTGATCTACGACGATCTTTCCAAGCAGGCGACCGCGTATCGCCAGCTCTCGCTGCTCCTGCGGCGTCCGCCGGGCCGCGAAGCGTACCCGGGCGACGTCTTCTACTTGCATTCGCGCCTCCTCGAGCGCGCCGCGAAGATGAGCCCCGAGCAGGGCGGTGGCTCGCTGACCGCGTTGCCGATCATCGAAACGCAGGCAGGCGACGTGTCCGCGTACATCCCGACCAACGTGATCTCGATCACGGACGGCCAGATCTTCCTCGAGAGCGATCTCTTCTACGCCGGCGTTCGACCCGCGGTGAACGTCGGCATCTCCGTGTCTCGCGTCGGCGGCAACGCCCAGATCAAGGCCATGAAGAAGGTCGCGGGACCCCTGCGCCTCGAGCTGGCGCAGTACCGCGAGATGGCGGCGTTCGCACAGTTCGGCTCGGACCTCGACGCCGCCACCAAGCGGCAGCTCGATCGCGGCGTGCGCCTGGTCGAGGTGATGAAGCAGGGACAATACGTTCCCCTCGCCGTCGAGAAGCAGGTCGCCATCATCTACGCCGCGACGAACGGGTACCTGGACACCCTGCCCGTCGCGGCGCTCCAGCGCTACGAGCGTGAGCTCTACAACTTCCTCGAAGCCAAGCACCCGCAGACCCTTCCCGCCGTCAAGGAGAAGAAGGAGATCACGGACGACGTGAAGGCCAAGCTCGACGCTGCGCTGCAGGACTTCGCGAAAGTCTTCGCCGCCTAGCCGCGATGCCGAGTCTCAAGGCCCTCCGCAAGCGAATCACGACGGTTCGCTCGACCCAGCAGATCACCAAGGCCATGAAGATGGTGGCCGCGGCGAAGCTGCGTCGCGCGCAGGAGGCCGCCGAGCGCGCCCGCCCCTACTCCGCGAAGGTCGCCGAGATGTTCGGCGCCGTGGTCGCGGACCTCGAGGGCAGCGAGCATCCCCTGCTCGCACGGCGGGACGAGCAACGCATCGAGGTCGTGGTCGTGACGAGCGATCGTGGCCTGTGCGGGGGTTACAATTCGAACCTGCTCCGCAGGGTGGAGGCCTTCGCACGCGAGCACACCGACAAGCGGCTCGTCGTCACCGCGGTCGGGCGCAAGGCGCTCGAGTTCTTCCGGCGACGCAACTTCACGCTCGTCGGTCAGCAGACCGACGTCCTGGCCCGGCCCGCGATCGACTCGGCGCGGGCCGTCGCCGAGGGCGTGACGAAGCGGTTCGCGTCTGGCGAGACCGACGCCGTGTACCTGCTCTACAACGCGTTCCGGTCCGCCATGTCCCAGGTTCCGACCGTCACGCCGCTGCTGCCCGTCACGCGCCCGGAGCGGGCGCAGGGCGAGCAGCCGGTCGAATACATCTTCGAGCCGGCGCGGCCCGAGCTGCTGGCGCTCCTCCTGCCCCGCTACATCGATACCCTGCTCATGCAGGCGCTGCTCGAGTCGATCGCGAGCGAGCACGGCGCCCGCATGACGGCCATGGAAAACGCGACCAACAACGCCTCCGACATGATCGGACGCCTCACGTTGTCGATGAACCGCGCCCGCCAGGCGGCGATCACCACAGAGCTGATGGAGATCGTCTCGGGCGCTGAAGCCCTGAAAGGTTGAGCACACGCATGGCGAACATCGGACGGATCACCCAGGTCATCGGCCCCGCCGTGGACGTCCAATTCACGGACGGCAACCTGCCGCCCATCTTCAACGCCCTCACCGTGTCGAACCCGGCGATCAGCGACGAGGCCGACAACCTCGTCCTCGAGGTGGCCCAGCACCTCGGCGAGAACACCGTTCGCAC is a window of Candidatus Eisenbacteria bacterium DNA encoding:
- the yidC gene encoding membrane protein insertase YidC; its protein translation is MDQRRVMLAVALSLAVVLLYNEFVVRPRQHRGEEATPPAPTQEAQGTPTPTPEAAAPAPPPKSGGYLSFDPGQESPIVVENDVFRATVTPVGGRLTSFDLKGFRRGVAADSPPLDLVEPGSLLPLTVQLGDGSSDAGVTYAPSTRALALSADAQGEVVLKGKTASGTEVEKRLRFSGNSYVFDVGVRVAGADPPTSAGLVMPRLARDGTHGSGSSARELGVIFSEGKLSEKDFTGIDTKSSSEPPKPESKAGAQWVGFSLPYFLSAVVAPETGGGTAVVELAGSTPIVMMDEKLVDGAATFKLFVGPKTRELLAAAGYDLGRTLDFGWFWFIAVPMLHALRLLHRVSGNYGVDIILLTILVRAATIPLTQKSFRSMKEMQKLQPQLKRLQEQYKDDQSRLQKEMMELYKRHNVNPFSGCAPMVLQIPIFVGLYNALLHAIELRHAPFALWITDLSAPERLMIGGIGIPVLTILMGGTMILQQWLTPQQGDPTQRQMMMIMPLVFTFMFINFPAGLVLYWLVSNILGIAQQYVMLKSPT
- the jag gene encoding RNA-binding cell elongation regulator Jag/EloR; this translates as MRSIETEAGTIDEAIERALEALQVTRDKVELEILEYTTRGLLGLGGKRARVRATIRVPRAMGEAVGAEDLVSRGTPGELNGAPADVVDPVRAVLERILSALGVDVPVEVRGPTEDGLTLELIGQDTGIVIGRHGQTLDAIEYLLNRIVAQRGRTSIRISVDVEGYRERRRESLELTARRLAAQAKKTGRPESLSPMSPRDRRIVHLALSEDEGVTTRSEGEGSYRRVVIIPSRSAGRARSGA
- a CDS encoding 16S rRNA (guanine(527)-N(7))-methyltransferase RsmG; translated protein: MPSATSASILELFSLRLGFSLTPDAIRRIDRFLDTLELWNRRLRLTGTQSREQLIQHHVADALACVPLLPGAGEVLDLGTGAGFPGVVLSCVSPDQTVTLLDSRQRPVSFLNEVIRVADLQGARTILLRAEDAARDGRLAGRQTLVTSRAIRPDTFFRLAKPLLAPGGLAVSMQAPAVSPETIRAMVAPLRLELVELRDYRLPDGDPRRLVVCRVS
- a CDS encoding AAA family ATPase — encoded protein: MGRIIAVANQKGGVGKTTTAVNIAAALALDGLRTLLVDCDPQASATTGLGVRPGEGQATTYDLLIGDHIPAGVVCGTSIEQLDLIPATRDLVGAEIELVGLARREFRLRDRLMPIAQPYDFTIIDSPPSLSLLTVNALCAADGVLVPLQAEYYALEGLTALLDTIGRVRDALNPTLALDGLVLTMFDGRNSLAQQVQTEVRTHFGDQVFRTVIPRNVRLSECPSHGLSVLQYDPRSRGAVAYRALAREIATPRAIREPVAAEA
- a CDS encoding ParB/RepB/Spo0J family partition protein, encoding MRKALGRGLEALLPGAPTEPAQPQTRDRIPLAEIRPNPDQPRRHFEEAALESLAQSIRRRGLLQPLVVRRVDGGYELIAGERRLRAAQRAGLDVVPVVVREAGPQERLEIALIENLQREDLTPLEEAEAYRHLIEVYALTQDEVAQAVGKSRPAVANAIRLLSLPDAVKAQLEGGELSAGHARAVLSIDGQRDRIEFARELVADKATKGEAERRAQARRTRETRPGAPTRRRAEDPHWRSLAEELTRALGTRVRLHPRARGGTIEIEFYSEAELTRLVDRLRGAERARAF
- a CDS encoding polymer-forming cytoskeletal protein, translating into MQERDRARTTGDESTGSNAFLGKGTRIVGKIFFEGPARIEGAVEGEISAQDTLTIGESAVVNAQITGNSVIVHGRVTGDVNARKRLEIRAPGRLVGNISTPSLVIFEGVVFEGQCSMGSDARATDKDRRMAIVFPKDDREAGLTAPPRAAGELGK
- a CDS encoding ATP synthase F0 subunit B, with protein sequence MEIPEEFFKVLLVQIALFVGLWMVLKRFWFEPALKVIAAREKRSHGAIAEAKAAQDEAARLRREHAAALDQAKSEAQRDVQELLREAEVQQRTLITEATEQAHRTMGEVRSQIEREVASARQQLRADVQAMAREVAKTVLGRAI
- a CDS encoding ATP synthase F0 subunit B, with translation MEHGGHEPSITELGWPLVNFLLFVGLLVWQLRGPIREFFRARTERLRDELAAGEQARKEAEALRARLAKDLADLPATRDRLKADLLATAGRERDQMIAQGKETAERIRNDAKLLAAQELATARRALRQELVGDVVREAGRLVQGALAPQDQERFVREFVDAARSAS
- the atpH gene encoding ATP synthase F1 subunit delta, producing MTGGLGRRYAQALIGLARDGGTLVTAGEELARAAATFATPELRNVVINPGVAAVRRRAVVDATVTKLGVSTIVGNLIRLLGDRDRLAVLDDVARAYDALVDRELGRARVKIRSVTKLTDVQIAELEQLARRLTGKSQIVVSTEIDPALIGGVVLDASGTVYDGSVKTQLARLAGSMAGEGA
- the atpA gene encoding F0F1 ATP synthase subunit alpha encodes the protein MQINAAEISDIIRQQIKDYQKQVEVRETGLVLSCGDGIARVYGLDKVAAGELVEFPHNVFGLVLNLEEDNVGVALMGEADLIKEGDEVRRTGRIAEVPVGEALLGRVVNALGQPVDGKGAIKTPHSRRIELKAPGIIAREPVKMPLQTGLKPIDAMIPIGRGQRELIIGDRQTGKTAVAIDTIINQRGGDVQCFYVAIGQKRSTVAQVVDRLSKFGAMDYTTVVVASASDPAPMQFIAPYSGCTMGEYFRDSGRHALVIYDDLSKQATAYRQLSLLLRRPPGREAYPGDVFYLHSRLLERAAKMSPEQGGGSLTALPIIETQAGDVSAYIPTNVISITDGQIFLESDLFYAGVRPAVNVGISVSRVGGNAQIKAMKKVAGPLRLELAQYREMAAFAQFGSDLDAATKRQLDRGVRLVEVMKQGQYVPLAVEKQVAIIYAATNGYLDTLPVAALQRYERELYNFLEAKHPQTLPAVKEKKEITDDVKAKLDAALQDFAKVFAA
- the atpG gene encoding ATP synthase F1 subunit gamma; protein product: MPSLKALRKRITTVRSTQQITKAMKMVAAAKLRRAQEAAERARPYSAKVAEMFGAVVADLEGSEHPLLARRDEQRIEVVVVTSDRGLCGGYNSNLLRRVEAFAREHTDKRLVVTAVGRKALEFFRRRNFTLVGQQTDVLARPAIDSARAVAEGVTKRFASGETDAVYLLYNAFRSAMSQVPTVTPLLPVTRPERAQGEQPVEYIFEPARPELLALLLPRYIDTLLMQALLESIASEHGARMTAMENATNNASDMIGRLTLSMNRARQAAITTELMEIVSGAEALKG